A window of Jannaschia sp. M317 contains these coding sequences:
- a CDS encoding DUF934 domain-containing protein, with amino-acid sequence MPIVTDTGFRADDLNHGFCPLDDLPANGPLAVDVPSDADLAPLIARLPEVSAIRVAFPSSADGRGFSIARELRRAGYTGRLRAQGHVLADQYAMARRCGFDEVEIDDTLAARQPEPQWLARADWQAHDYQHHLGRRRTG; translated from the coding sequence ATGCCCATCGTGACCGACACCGGCTTTCGGGCCGACGACCTCAACCACGGGTTTTGCCCGCTGGACGACCTGCCTGCCAACGGCCCGCTGGCCGTTGACGTCCCGTCCGACGCGGACCTGGCCCCGTTGATCGCGCGCCTGCCCGAGGTGAGCGCCATTCGCGTGGCCTTCCCCTCGTCCGCCGACGGGCGCGGGTTTTCCATCGCGCGCGAGCTGCGCCGCGCTGGCTATACCGGGCGCCTGCGGGCCCAGGGTCATGTCCTGGCCGACCAATACGCGATGGCCCGTCGCTGCGGCTTCGACGAGGTAGAGATCGACGACACCCTCGCCGCCCGCCAGCCAGAACCACAATGGCTGGCCCGCGCCGACTGGCAGGCCCACGATTATCAGCATCACCTGGGGCGTCGCCGCACCGGCTGA
- a CDS encoding (2Fe-2S)-binding protein, whose protein sequence is MQPVTMTVNGETRTAEAEGRTLLVDWLRDGLGLTGTHVGCDTSQCGACIVHVDGAPVKACTAFAAEFDGSEITTIEGLANPDGTLHAVQDAFRQYHGLQCGFCTPGMVMSAVALLKETPKPTEAQVRHALEGNICRCTGYHNIVKAVLAASGQAVTPVAAA, encoded by the coding sequence ATGCAGCCAGTCACGATGACCGTCAACGGAGAAACCCGGACCGCAGAGGCGGAGGGACGCACTTTGTTGGTGGATTGGCTGCGCGACGGGCTGGGCCTGACGGGCACGCATGTGGGCTGCGACACCTCGCAATGCGGTGCCTGCATCGTCCACGTGGATGGCGCGCCGGTCAAGGCCTGCACCGCCTTCGCGGCGGAATTCGACGGCAGCGAGATCACCACGATCGAGGGTTTGGCAAACCCCGATGGCACGCTGCACGCGGTTCAGGACGCATTTCGGCAGTACCACGGTCTGCAATGCGGCTTTTGCACGCCCGGCATGGTCATGTCCGCCGTGGCCCTGCTCAAAGAGACGCCAAAACCGACCGAGGCTCAGGTGCGTCACGCGCTGGAAGGCAATATCTGCCGCTGCACGGGATACCACAACATCGTCAAGGCGGTCCTCGCGGCCTCTGGCCAGGCGGTGACACCGGTGGCTGCTGCGTAG
- a CDS encoding DUF2849 domain-containing protein, with amino-acid sequence MSRRPFTPKVVTANRLLEGDVVYLAADDTWATALTDAEVYEDEAIAEARLIDASQQHDTVVGVYLADVKLSASGPEPVHFREAFRASGPTNYAHGKAHEAV; translated from the coding sequence ATGAGCCGTCGCCCTTTCACCCCCAAGGTCGTCACCGCCAATCGCCTGCTGGAAGGCGACGTGGTCTATCTGGCCGCAGACGATACCTGGGCCACCGCCCTGACCGATGCCGAAGTCTACGAGGACGAGGCGATCGCCGAGGCCCGCCTGATCGACGCCAGCCAACAACACGACACCGTGGTCGGTGTCTATCTGGCCGACGTGAAGCTGAGCGCGTCCGGTCCCGAGCCGGTGCATTTCCGCGAAGCGTTCCGCGCCTCCGGCCCCACCAATTACGCCCACGGCAAAGCACACGAGGCCGTCTGA
- a CDS encoding ferredoxin--NADP reductase: MTEHSPVTDATAAPVAPAQPVLPDAQTVTAVTHWTDRLFSFRVTRPASLRFRSGEFVMIGLMGDVNPKTGKQQPLLRAYSIASPSWDEELEFYSIKVQDGPLTSRLQHIKPGDQIILRPKPVGTLVHDALLPGKRLWFFATGTGFAPFASLLRDPQTFEDYDQVIITHTVRDVAELDYGRQLIDSLRTDELMQELLGEEALAKLTYYPTTTREQSPKMGRITDLLTDGTVFRDLGIDGISPETDRAMVCGSLGLNTDIKAILEGFGLEEGANSDPKHYVVEKAFVG, encoded by the coding sequence ATGACCGAGCATTCCCCCGTGACCGACGCCACAGCCGCCCCCGTAGCCCCCGCCCAGCCCGTTCTGCCGGACGCGCAGACGGTGACAGCCGTGACCCATTGGACGGACCGGTTGTTCTCGTTCCGCGTGACCCGGCCCGCCAGCCTGCGCTTCCGCTCCGGCGAATTCGTGATGATCGGGCTGATGGGCGATGTGAACCCCAAGACCGGCAAGCAACAGCCATTGCTGCGCGCCTATTCCATTGCCTCGCCGTCCTGGGACGAAGAGCTGGAGTTCTATTCGATCAAGGTCCAGGACGGGCCGCTGACCTCCAGGCTGCAGCACATCAAGCCGGGCGATCAGATCATCCTGCGGCCCAAGCCCGTCGGCACTCTGGTCCATGACGCCCTGCTGCCGGGCAAGCGCCTGTGGTTCTTTGCCACCGGCACCGGCTTCGCCCCCTTCGCGTCCCTGCTGCGCGACCCGCAGACCTTTGAGGATTACGATCAGGTCATCATCACCCATACCGTCCGCGACGTGGCAGAGCTGGACTACGGCCGCCAACTGATCGACAGCCTGCGCACCGATGAACTCATGCAGGAACTGCTGGGCGAAGAGGCCCTGGCCAAGCTGACCTACTACCCGACAACCACCCGCGAACAGAGCCCGAAGATGGGCCGGATCACCGATCTGCTGACCGATGGCACCGTGTTCAGGGATCTGGGGATCGACGGCATCTCGCCCGAGACCGACCGCGCGATGGTCTGCGGCTCGCTGGGGCTCAACACCGACATCAAGGCGATCCTCGAAGGCTTCGGCCTGGAAGAAGGCGCGAACAGCGACCCCAAACACTACGTGGTCGAAAAGGCCTTCGTCGGCTGA
- a CDS encoding nitrite/sulfite reductase yields MYHYNDFDRAFLAERNAQFRAQVDRRIDGSLTEDEFKPLRLMNGVYLQLHAYMLRVAIPYGTLSGDQMRVLADLAAEFDKGYGHFTTRQNIQYNWPKLRDIPDMLDRLGTVGMHAIQTSGNTIRNVTADHFAGAAADEIIDPRPVAELLRQWSTDHPEFQFLPRKFKIAVTGSPNDRAVTRAHDIGLVAVERDGQVGFEVIVGGGLGRTPMIGKTLRDFVPTEDLLPYCEAIVSVYNRLGRRDNKYKARIKITVHENGVDTIRDLVEARFAELKPLFDGVDQEMLRGIEAQFALPDFRDSSDLPPIVDPILQSWIDTNTVAHKRADHAIVTVSLKAHGQTPGDATAEQMRLLADIADRHAYGELRISHEQNVILPHVRRADLPAIHASLRNAGLGTANVGLASDIIACPGMDYCALATARSIPVAQKIATRIEELGIEHDIGALKIKISGCINACGHHHVGHIGILGLDRAGVENYQITLGGDGTETASIGERAGPGFAYDQVVPAIERLVTAYLELRDAPEETFLDAYRRLGAAPFKAALYPQENANAA; encoded by the coding sequence ATGTATCACTACAACGATTTCGACCGCGCCTTTCTGGCCGAGCGCAACGCCCAGTTCCGCGCGCAGGTGGACCGCCGTATCGACGGCTCCCTGACCGAGGATGAATTCAAGCCGCTGCGCCTGATGAACGGCGTCTATCTGCAACTGCACGCCTACATGCTGCGCGTGGCGATCCCCTATGGCACGTTGTCGGGGGATCAGATGCGGGTGCTGGCGGATCTGGCGGCTGAGTTCGACAAGGGCTACGGCCATTTCACCACGCGGCAGAACATCCAGTACAACTGGCCCAAGCTGCGCGACATTCCCGACATGCTGGACCGGCTGGGCACCGTGGGGATGCATGCCATCCAGACCTCGGGCAACACGATCCGCAACGTGACCGCCGACCATTTCGCGGGTGCCGCCGCCGATGAGATCATCGATCCGCGTCCGGTCGCCGAATTGTTGCGCCAATGGTCCACGGACCACCCGGAGTTTCAGTTCCTGCCGCGCAAGTTCAAGATCGCCGTCACCGGATCCCCCAATGATCGCGCCGTGACCCGTGCGCATGATATCGGGCTGGTCGCCGTCGAACGCGACGGTCAGGTCGGGTTCGAGGTCATCGTGGGCGGCGGTTTGGGCCGGACGCCGATGATCGGCAAGACCCTGCGCGACTTCGTTCCGACCGAAGACCTGCTGCCCTATTGCGAGGCCATCGTCAGCGTCTACAACCGGCTGGGTCGCCGCGATAACAAGTACAAGGCGCGCATCAAGATCACCGTGCACGAAAACGGCGTGGACACGATCCGTGACCTGGTCGAGGCGCGGTTTGCCGAGCTGAAGCCGCTGTTCGACGGGGTCGATCAGGAAATGCTGCGCGGGATCGAGGCGCAGTTCGCCTTACCCGACTTCCGCGACAGCTCGGACCTGCCGCCGATCGTGGACCCGATCCTGCAAAGCTGGATCGACACCAACACCGTCGCCCACAAACGCGCCGATCATGCCATCGTCACCGTCTCGCTGAAGGCCCACGGCCAGACGCCGGGCGACGCCACCGCCGAGCAGATGCGCCTGCTGGCCGATATCGCGGACCGCCATGCCTATGGCGAGCTGCGGATCAGCCATGAGCAGAACGTCATCCTGCCCCACGTGCGCCGCGCCGACCTGCCCGCCATCCACGCCAGCCTGCGGAACGCGGGCCTGGGGACGGCGAATGTCGGGCTGGCCTCGGACATCATCGCCTGCCCCGGCATGGACTATTGCGCGCTGGCCACCGCGCGCAGCATCCCGGTCGCGCAAAAGATCGCCACCCGCATCGAAGAGCTGGGGATCGAGCACGACATCGGCGCGCTGAAGATCAAGATCTCGGGCTGCATCAACGCCTGCGGTCATCACCACGTCGGCCATATCGGCATTCTGGGGCTGGATCGCGCAGGGGTGGAAAACTACCAGATCACCCTTGGTGGTGACGGGACCGAGACGGCCTCCATCGGGGAACGGGCCGGTCCCGGCTTTGCCTACGATCAGGTCGTGCCCGCCATCGAACGCCTCGTGACTGCCTATCTGGAATTGCGCGATGCGCCCGAGGAAACCTTCCTCGACGCCTATCGCCGCCTCGGTGCCGCCCCCTTCAAGGCCGCGCTCTACCCGCAGGAGAACGCCAATGCCGCTTGA
- a CDS encoding xanthine dehydrogenase family protein subunit M, whose translation MYEFELKRPRNMTDALQALAAEDAQILGGGQTLIPTMKARLSMTETLVALSGIEDIKGVCRDDAGRVCIGGGTTHAAVARACADSYPALASLAGRIGDPAVRTRGTIGGSLANNDPSACWPAAALASGATVVTHLRKIAAEDYFQGMFATALDDAEIITEVCFPVPVRAAYEKFIQPASRFPLVAVFVAQFDDAVRVAVTGAAADGVFRWTAAETALTTQFAPGALDGVALPDAGDMLSDLHGDGSYRAHLVGVMTRRAVVSAGGQ comes from the coding sequence ATGTACGAATTCGAACTCAAGAGACCGCGCAATATGACGGACGCCTTGCAGGCGTTGGCCGCCGAGGACGCGCAGATCCTGGGCGGGGGGCAGACGCTGATTCCGACGATGAAGGCGCGGCTGTCCATGACCGAAACCCTTGTGGCGCTGTCCGGGATCGAGGACATCAAGGGCGTGTGTCGCGACGATGCGGGCCGGGTCTGCATCGGCGGTGGCACGACCCACGCGGCGGTGGCCCGCGCCTGCGCCGACAGCTATCCGGCCCTCGCATCTCTGGCGGGTCGGATCGGGGACCCGGCTGTGCGCACGCGAGGCACGATCGGCGGGTCGCTTGCCAACAACGACCCCTCTGCGTGCTGGCCTGCGGCGGCGCTGGCGTCGGGGGCGACGGTGGTGACCCACCTGCGAAAGATCGCGGCAGAAGATTATTTCCAAGGCATGTTCGCCACGGCTCTCGATGATGCAGAGATCATCACCGAGGTCTGCTTTCCGGTACCTGTCCGGGCGGCCTATGAGAAATTCATCCAGCCTGCCTCGCGCTTTCCGCTGGTGGCTGTCTTTGTAGCGCAGTTCGATGATGCCGTGCGCGTGGCCGTGACCGGGGCCGCCGCCGACGGTGTGTTTCGCTGGACCGCGGCAGAGACGGCGCTGACAACGCAATTCGCGCCCGGCGCATTGGACGGTGTGGCGCTGCCGGATGCGGGCGACATGTTGTCGGACCTCCATGGGGACGGCAGCTACCGCGCGCATCTTGTGGGCGTGATGACCCGGCGCGCGGTCGTGTCGGCAGGGGGGCAATGA
- a CDS encoding Lrp/AsnC family transcriptional regulator, with amino-acid sequence MAENTQTQVRLDELDRKILRALQTDAGQSLDEIARQVGSSKTPVWNRIRKMREAGVMGPPVVVLDPEALGLEACFFVLIRTSEHEADWQQRFLATLRARPEVQEAHRLAGDIDYILKVRVANARAYDAFYQALISEVRVFNVTALLSMEELKSEVALPV; translated from the coding sequence ATGGCGGAGAATACGCAAACGCAGGTGCGGTTGGATGAGTTGGACCGGAAAATCCTCCGGGCGTTGCAGACGGATGCGGGGCAGAGCCTGGATGAAATCGCCCGTCAGGTGGGGTCGTCGAAGACGCCGGTGTGGAACCGGATTCGCAAGATGCGCGAGGCGGGCGTGATGGGGCCGCCGGTTGTGGTGCTCGACCCCGAAGCCCTTGGTCTTGAAGCCTGTTTCTTCGTTCTGATCCGCACGTCCGAGCATGAGGCCGACTGGCAGCAACGCTTCCTCGCCACGTTGCGCGCCCGCCCCGAAGTGCAGGAGGCGCACCGCTTGGCGGGGGATATCGACTACATCCTGAAGGTGCGGGTGGCCAACGCGCGGGCCTATGACGCCTTCTATCAGGCGCTGATTTCCGAGGTGCGGGTGTTCAACGTCACGGCGCTTTTGTCGATGGAGGAGTTGAAATCGGAGGTGGCGCTGCCGGTTTGA
- the infC gene encoding translation initiation factor IF-3: protein MARRPHNAPPQRDTGPRVNDRIRAVEIRLIGAEGENVGVVSPARARQMAEDAGLDLVEISPNANPPVCKIMDFGKFKYEQQKKEAEARKKQKTIEVKEVKFRPNTDTHDYGVKMRNVVKFLENGDKVKVTLRFRGREMAHQNLGRELLERVADDTKEIGKVENFPKMEGRQMVMMIGPSQR, encoded by the coding sequence ATCGCCCGCAGACCCCACAATGCGCCCCCGCAGCGCGACACCGGCCCCCGTGTCAACGATCGTATCCGTGCCGTCGAAATTCGCCTGATCGGCGCCGAAGGCGAGAACGTGGGCGTCGTCAGCCCTGCCCGCGCCCGCCAGATGGCAGAAGACGCCGGCCTCGACCTGGTCGAGATCAGCCCCAACGCCAATCCGCCCGTGTGTAAGATCATGGACTTCGGCAAGTTCAAATATGAACAGCAGAAGAAGGAAGCCGAGGCGCGCAAAAAGCAGAAGACCATCGAGGTGAAGGAGGTGAAGTTCCGCCCCAACACCGACACGCACGATTACGGCGTCAAGATGCGCAACGTGGTCAAGTTCCTGGAAAACGGGGACAAGGTGAAGGTCACACTGCGGTTCCGCGGCCGCGAGATGGCGCACCAGAACCTGGGACGCGAACTGCTGGAACGGGTTGCCGACGACACCAAGGAAATCGGCAAGGTGGAGAACTTCCCCAAAATGGAAGGCCGCCAGATGGTCATGATGATCGGCCCGTCGCAACGCTAG
- a CDS encoding phosphoadenylyl-sulfate reductase translates to MPLDAHALLKARADGLNDAYANHSAFAVMSRALDDDLVGDIALVSSFGAESVVLLHMLSVMDRTRPVLFLETGMLFPETLTYQREVADRLGLSDVRVIRPDTEALFADDPEGDLHQRDTDACCALRKTAPLERALGGFDAWITGRKRYQGGKRAELQFFEAEAGKLKVNPLAHWEPSDIADYMTNNRLPRHPLVAQGYPSIGCGPCTSKVAPGEDPRAGRWRGDEKTECGIHFAGGVVVRGNGAVVAG, encoded by the coding sequence ATGCCGCTTGATGCCCACGCCTTGTTGAAGGCCCGCGCCGACGGATTGAACGACGCCTATGCCAATCACTCCGCCTTCGCGGTGATGAGCCGGGCGCTTGACGACGATCTGGTCGGGGACATCGCGCTGGTGTCGTCCTTCGGCGCGGAATCGGTCGTGCTGTTGCACATGCTGTCGGTCATGGACCGGACGCGGCCGGTGTTGTTTCTGGAAACCGGCATGCTGTTCCCCGAGACGCTGACGTACCAGCGGGAGGTGGCCGACCGGCTGGGCCTGTCCGACGTCCGCGTCATCCGCCCCGACACAGAGGCGTTGTTCGCCGACGACCCGGAAGGCGACCTGCATCAGCGCGACACCGATGCCTGCTGCGCCCTGCGCAAGACGGCCCCGCTGGAACGGGCGCTTGGCGGCTTCGATGCCTGGATCACCGGGCGCAAGCGGTATCAGGGCGGCAAGCGCGCCGAATTGCAGTTCTTCGAAGCCGAAGCCGGCAAACTGAAGGTCAACCCGCTGGCCCATTGGGAGCCGTCGGACATCGCCGATTACATGACCAACAACCGCCTGCCCCGGCACCCGTTGGTGGCGCAAGGCTATCCGTCGATCGGTTGCGGCCCCTGCACATCCAAGGTCGCCCCGGGCGAGGACCCGCGCGCCGGGCGCTGGCGTGGCGACGAAAAGACCGAGTGCGGCATCCACTTCGCCGGTGGCGTCGTCGTCCGTGGCAACGGCGCTGTTGTGGCGGGATAA
- the cysG gene encoding siroheme synthase CysG: protein MNHFPIFVALEGRRVLVVGGGDAAVAKLRLLLKTTANINVVAETFDPVIETWAAEGRVTLIRRAQEPGDALCCVLAYAASEDAALDARTVRLASADGALVNVVDNLEASQFITPAIVDRDPVVVAIGTEGAAPVLARKIKAELEAKLPAQLGLLARIGKTFRKAADVLPMGAVRRRFWADYYDHAGPRAADAGEDAIRDTLGDLLASHVAAEDRPGHVDLVGAGPGDPELLTLKARTALDRADVVIHDRLVAPEILELARREALIIDAGKEGFGPSTAQGDINDLMVAHGLKGAHVVRLKAGDPTVFGRLDEEIEALDAAGLAWSIVPGITAASASVASIGQSLTKRGRNGSVRFLTGHDMKGFADQDWRALAQPGEVAAIYMGKRAARWMQGRMLMHGAAPATPVTIIENASRADQRTIAATLATLPEAVADVTGPALLLHGLAPRRAAQALAQTEIAL, encoded by the coding sequence ATGAACCACTTCCCCATCTTCGTCGCCCTAGAAGGCCGCCGTGTGCTTGTGGTGGGTGGTGGCGACGCTGCTGTCGCAAAGCTTCGGCTGCTGTTGAAGACCACGGCGAACATCAACGTTGTCGCCGAAACCTTTGACCCGGTGATCGAAACCTGGGCTGCCGAGGGACGCGTGACATTGATCCGCCGCGCGCAGGAACCCGGCGATGCGCTGTGCTGCGTGCTGGCCTATGCGGCATCGGAAGACGCCGCCCTTGATGCCCGGACCGTGCGCCTTGCCTCCGCCGATGGTGCGCTGGTGAATGTCGTCGACAATCTGGAGGCGTCGCAGTTCATCACACCCGCCATCGTCGACCGTGACCCGGTCGTCGTCGCCATCGGCACCGAAGGCGCGGCCCCGGTTCTCGCCCGCAAGATCAAGGCCGAGCTGGAGGCAAAGCTGCCCGCGCAACTGGGCCTGTTGGCGCGGATCGGGAAAACGTTCCGAAAAGCCGCCGACGTGCTGCCCATGGGCGCCGTTCGCCGCCGCTTCTGGGCCGACTACTACGACCACGCCGGCCCCCGCGCGGCCGATGCCGGGGAAGATGCCATTCGCGACACGTTGGGTGACCTGCTGGCCAGCCATGTCGCCGCCGAAGACCGGCCCGGCCACGTCGATCTGGTGGGCGCAGGCCCCGGTGATCCGGAGCTTCTGACGCTGAAGGCGCGCACGGCGCTGGACCGGGCCGACGTGGTGATCCACGACCGTCTGGTCGCGCCAGAGATCCTGGAGCTGGCCCGCCGCGAAGCTTTGATCATCGACGCGGGCAAGGAAGGCTTTGGCCCCTCTACCGCGCAGGGCGACATCAATGACCTGATGGTCGCGCACGGGCTGAAGGGGGCGCATGTCGTGCGCCTGAAGGCGGGGGATCCGACCGTGTTCGGGCGGCTCGACGAAGAAATCGAAGCGCTGGACGCCGCGGGCCTGGCCTGGTCCATCGTGCCCGGCATCACCGCCGCCAGCGCCTCTGTCGCGTCGATCGGGCAGTCGCTGACCAAGCGGGGGCGGAACGGGTCGGTTCGGTTCCTGACCGGTCACGACATGAAAGGCTTCGCCGATCAGGATTGGCGCGCGTTGGCGCAGCCCGGTGAGGTCGCCGCCATCTACATGGGCAAGCGGGCCGCACGTTGGATGCAGGGCCGGATGCTGATGCACGGGGCCGCCCCCGCCACGCCCGTCACCATTATCGAAAACGCATCGCGTGCCGATCAACGCACCATTGCCGCCACCCTTGCCACCTTGCCCGAGGCCGTCGCCGATGTGACTGGTCCCGCCCTCCTCCTCCATGGTCTTGCCCCGCGCCGCGCGGCCCAGGCCCTCGCACAAACGGAGATCGCGCTATGA
- a CDS encoding XdhC family protein, translating to MQTTIIDDAPRAALDWHRAGHGAVLATVIDTWGSAPRPRGAQLAVSGQAELVGSVSGGCVEGAVVAEAMDVLSSGRHRVLEFGVSDDDAFSVGLACGGRIRILLQPVGGSLSEALLSDLVARRAAGQAVGQVVDVDTGATRLTDDVSDRLRTDRSDFEADGHHFVTLHAPPLRLAVVGGVHIAQALVPMARIAGYAVTVIDPREAFASAARFPDTTLVHDWPDVAMQAFAPDPRSAIVLLTHDPKLDDPALMVALASQAFYVGALGSRRTHAKRVERLQVAGLSPDQIARIDAPVGLSIGARSPAEIAVSVLAGMTATLRQG from the coding sequence ATGCAGACGACCATCATCGACGACGCGCCGCGCGCCGCCCTGGATTGGCACAGGGCCGGGCATGGCGCTGTGCTGGCCACCGTCATCGACACCTGGGGCAGCGCCCCGCGTCCGCGCGGCGCGCAACTGGCCGTTTCGGGCCAGGCAGAGCTGGTCGGCTCCGTCTCTGGGGGCTGCGTCGAGGGGGCGGTCGTGGCCGAAGCGATGGACGTTCTGTCCAGCGGGCGGCACCGGGTGCTAGAATTTGGTGTCAGCGACGACGACGCCTTTTCCGTTGGGCTCGCCTGTGGGGGGCGCATTCGAATCTTGCTGCAACCGGTGGGCGGCAGCCTGTCCGAGGCGTTGCTGTCCGATCTCGTGGCCCGCCGGGCGGCAGGTCAGGCCGTGGGGCAGGTGGTCGACGTGGACACCGGGGCGACCCGCCTGACCGACGATGTGTCCGACCGGTTGCGCACCGATCGCAGCGACTTCGAGGCCGATGGCCACCATTTTGTCACCCTGCACGCGCCGCCCCTGCGATTGGCCGTCGTGGGGGGCGTGCACATTGCCCAGGCACTGGTGCCCATGGCGCGGATCGCGGGCTACGCGGTGACGGTCATCGACCCGCGCGAGGCCTTTGCCTCGGCCGCCCGATTTCCGGACACGACGCTGGTCCACGACTGGCCCGACGTGGCGATGCAGGCCTTCGCCCCGGACCCCCGCAGCGCCATCGTCCTGTTGACCCACGACCCCAAGCTGGACGATCCGGCCCTGATGGTCGCGCTTGCCAGCCAGGCGTTCTACGTCGGCGCGCTCGGCTCTCGGCGGACCCACGCCAAGCGGGTGGAGCGGCTGCAGGTGGCCGGTCTGTCCCCCGACCAGATCGCGCGCATCGACGCGCCCGTCGGCCTGTCCATCGGCGCGCGCAGCCCGGCCGAGATCGCGGTCTCGGTCCTTGCCGGTATGACCGCGACCCTGCGACAGGGTTAA
- a CDS encoding tetratricopeptide repeat protein — translation MSDQQTIAEHGVAITLAAFGLAGAAATVSVSCAVLAAVGFQSFRDSRKACETAVTTVLNKMKASESPAVLAEVRQTLTKSGRQVTLGPGDMPEPRDRETLDAAFVTQIMTVVPPETGPDATALIRVLFQHAVAACRYTPEIHRVIEQDVLWSIFTDVRAMRRSLDSLATANRDQLEALAARFQIERAWTLTDTQLRAELDDRAAEYEALRRQVAALDDRTAGLANLKAGAQDAVDRLDFEEVETLFAHIHATERAIATETAMTRADNLLLLDRQDAARDVLLDAADACRRTDRDEWLRLMQVAAKRLHDHGLKRSGPAMASAAAILSDLAQARDRVREAQAWAADQNNLGLALLTLGERGADTALRDAVTAYRAALQVRTRDALPVAWAATQNNLGTALATLGERGDDAALRDAVTAYRAALQVHTRDALPVQWATTQNNLGNALRTLGERGDDTALRDAVTAFRAALQVHTRDALPVQWAMTQNNLGNALRTLGERGDETALRDAVTAFRAALQVRTRDALPVQWAMTQNNLGNALLTLGQRGDDTALRDAVTAYRAALQVRTRDALPVDWAMTRENMALCFEAMITAFPEESTEHLAAARAAVADALTVYDPETMPYYHEGASRLRDHLAVL, via the coding sequence ATGAGCGACCAACAGACGATTGCCGAACATGGCGTGGCCATCACCTTGGCGGCCTTTGGCTTGGCCGGCGCGGCGGCGACCGTGTCGGTCAGCTGCGCAGTTCTGGCCGCCGTCGGATTCCAAAGCTTTCGCGACAGCCGCAAAGCCTGTGAAACTGCCGTAACCACGGTCCTGAACAAGATGAAGGCTTCCGAATCTCCCGCCGTCCTGGCCGAAGTCCGGCAGACCCTGACCAAATCCGGGCGGCAGGTCACGCTCGGCCCCGGCGACATGCCGGAACCGCGTGACCGAGAGACGCTCGACGCTGCTTTCGTGACCCAGATCATGACAGTCGTTCCGCCAGAAACCGGCCCCGATGCCACCGCGCTCATTCGGGTCCTGTTCCAACATGCCGTTGCCGCCTGCCGCTACACGCCTGAAATACATCGCGTGATCGAACAAGACGTCCTCTGGTCGATCTTCACCGACGTTCGGGCGATGCGCCGCAGCCTCGACTCTCTCGCCACCGCCAACCGCGACCAACTCGAAGCCCTTGCCGCCCGCTTTCAGATCGAGCGCGCCTGGACCCTCACCGACACCCAACTCCGCGCCGAACTCGACGACCGCGCCGCCGAGTACGAGGCGTTGCGCAGACAGGTCGCCGCCCTGGACGATCGCACCGCAGGCCTCGCCAATCTCAAGGCCGGCGCGCAGGACGCCGTCGATCGCCTGGATTTTGAAGAGGTGGAGACCCTCTTCGCCCACATCCACGCCACCGAACGCGCCATCGCCACCGAAACCGCGATGACCCGCGCCGACAACCTCCTGCTCCTCGACCGCCAGGACGCGGCCCGCGACGTCCTGCTGGATGCGGCGGATGCCTGTCGCCGGACCGATCGGGACGAGTGGCTGCGGCTGATGCAGGTGGCGGCCAAACGCCTCCATGACCACGGGCTGAAACGCAGCGGCCCGGCCATGGCCTCCGCGGCGGCCATCTTATCCGACCTTGCGCAGGCGCGGGACCGAGTGAGAGAGGCGCAGGCCTGGGCAGCCGACCAGAACAACCTCGGCCTTGCCCTCCTGACCCTCGGCGAACGCGGCGCCGACACCGCCCTGCGCGACGCTGTCACCGCCTACCGCGCCGCGTTGCAGGTCCGCACTCGCGACGCCCTGCCGGTGGCTTGGGCAGCCACACAGAACAACCTCGGCACTGCCCTCGCAACCCTCGGCGAACGCGGCGACGACGCCGCCCTGCGCGACGCCGTCACCGCCTACCGCGCCGCGTTGCAGGTCCACACCCGCGACGCCCTGCCGGTGCAATGGGCTACGACACAGAACAACCTCGGAAACGCCCTCCGGACCCTCGGCGAACGCGGCGACGACACCGCCCTGCGCGATGCCGTCACCGCCTTCCGCGCCGCGTTGCAGGTCCACACCCGCGACGCCCTGCCGGTGCAATGGGCCATGACGCAGAACAACCTCGGCAACGCCCTCCGGACCCTTGGCGAACGCGGCGACGAGACCGCCCTGCGCGACGCCGTCACCGCCTTCCGCGCCGCGTTGCAGGTCCGCACCCGCGACGCCCTGCCGGTGCAATGGGCCATGACGCAGAACAACCTCGGCAACGCCCTCCTGACCCTCGGCCAACGCGGCGACGACACCGCCCTGCGCGATGCTGTCACCGCCTACCGCGCCGCGTTGCAGGTCCGCACCCGCGACGCCCTGCCGGTGGATTGGGCCATGACCCGCGAAAACATGGCGCTTTGCTTTGAAGCGATGATCACCGCCTTCCCGGAGGAATCAACGGAACATCTCGCCGCCGCCCGCGCGGCGGTCGCGGACGCTCTGACGGTCTATGACCCGGAGACGATGCCTTACTACCACGAAGGGGCCAGCCGCCTGCGCGACCATCTCGCCGTCCTCTGA